DNA from Agarilytica rhodophyticola:
AAACGTACATCTACCTTTTTAGACTCGACCGAGCCGATAGGCCTAACTTCTCCTTCCTGCAGTACTCGCAGGAGCCGAGCTTGGGCTTCTAGGGGAAGCTCGCCTATTTCATCGAGAAACAATGTGCCGCCATCGGCCGCGGCCACTAACCCTTCACGCATACTTGCGGCACCAGTAAAAGCCCCTTTTTCATGGCCAAATAATTCGGCTTCAATCAATGTTTCGGGGATAGCGGCACAATTAACTGAGATTAAGGAGCTATCCCGTCGGGGGCTTTCTCTATGAATTGCCTGGGCCACTAATTCCTTGCCGGTACCTGTTTCACCATTGACGAGCACTGTTGCATTTGTTGGAGCAACTTTATGAATTTTGGCATAGAGGGATTTCATGATTGAACTGGAGCCAATCATCCCTTCAATGGGGGAGTCGTTATCTTTAGGCTGTGGGGTATGTTTGGGTAAAGCATTTGCTTTGCCAATAACGCGCTTGACCGCAGCGAGCATTTCATCGTGATCAAAGGGTTTGGCGATGTAATCCACCGCTCCCATGCGCATAGAGTCTACGGCGGAGCGTAAGCTGGCATAGCTAGTCATAATCAAGACAGGCACATCATCGGCAAGTTTAATAAGATCTGTACCAGGCGCGCCAGGTAGCCGAAGATCACTGATGATCAAATCAAAGTTATCAAGTTTGAACTTAGTAATTGCTTCATTCACCGAGCCTGCTTCTTTGATATCGTGCTTATTGCGTGTTAGCAGTTTGCGCAGAGCTGTGCGAATAATGACTTCATCTTCAACAATCAGTATTTTACTCATAATGCTATGTCTATCTTGATTTCTATGATGCTATAAAAAGCTGCTCACAGTTTTGTCTAATAGTATTCCCCCTAGTGTTACCTTATATGCGGTGAGATTCAAGAGCTATGGGCAGTTTTACCACAAATTTTGTGCCCTTTTGTAACACCTTGTCTACCGGGCTGATAATTTCAATGCTGCCTTTATGGTCATCAATGATGCTATAAACCATCGCTAGACCAAGACCGGTACCTTCTCCTGGTTCTTTGGTCGTAAAAAAAGGCTCCAGGATTTGATCCTTTATTTCATCAGAAATTCCCGATCCACCATCTGTCACCGAAAATTTTACATAATCCGGCGTCTGTTCACCTTCAATCACGATATCGGTATTTTCTGGGCTAGCATCGCGAGCATTGGAAAGTAGGTTGACGAACACTTGGATAATTCGTTGGCTATCACCCTTTATAACCAGGGGTTCTGGGATTTTATTTTGATAGTTCATTTGCCCTCTTTCGATTTGTAGGGCAATGAGGTTAATCCCTTCTTGTGCGCACTGCCAAAGGTTCACTTCATCGGACACACTATTCTGATGAGAACCTGAGTGTGAGAAGCTAACAAGCGACTGTACAATTTTGCTGACACGATCTGTTTGCGACAGTATCTGTTCCGAGGTTTCCAGCAATTCTTCATTATCTGTTTCGTAACGCATATTCTGTGCAAGACAAGCAATACCAGTAACTGGATTGCCGATTTCGTGGGCTACGCCGGCTGCTAGACGTCCTATTGATGCTAGGCGCTCGCTGTGAATAAGCTCCTGTTCTAGAATTTGTAGCTCTGTGACATCTTCTAGGATCATCACTTGGCTATCCACTTTTTGGAAAAAAGATGATGGTACTAAAGCTTTATGTAGAGATATCCAGTGCGGTTTACCAAGTAGCTCAATTTCTTGTTTATAAAAATGCGCCTTTGCAGAAGAGAAAAAGTCTGTGAGTAACGGCCCCCATGGGTCGAGCACTTCTGCTAGACGTGAGCCCGTAACGGATTCGCTGGCAATACCGGTAAGGTCTTCTAGCGCGCTGTTCCAAAGCATAACTTCCATATCTTTACCGACAGAACAGGCAGCCAAGGGCAATTCTTCAAATGTGCGACGGTGGTATAAACGCAATTGGTTCAGTTCCCCTGCTACCCCGGTCAATTCATCGCGCATGTCGCTAATGCGGTTTTCCATTAGCGTAATATCAGTATCTGCTTCCTTCTCTGGTAACTTAAAGGGGAGTTGTTTATCGACAATTTCACTGGCTAGTGCTATTCCTAGCAAGCCGGACAGGTTTGCCTCTACTTCATTTCTTAATAGCCTAAGTGCATAAGGGCGGCTTTCATTTGCATTTAACGCCAGGCTCTGTAGGGCTTTCTCGACTTCAA
Protein-coding regions in this window:
- a CDS encoding sigma-54-dependent transcriptional regulator; amino-acid sequence: MSKILIVEDEVIIRTALRKLLTRNKHDIKEAGSVNEAITKFKLDNFDLIISDLRLPGAPGTDLIKLADDVPVLIMTSYASLRSAVDSMRMGAVDYIAKPFDHDEMLAAVKRVIGKANALPKHTPQPKDNDSPIEGMIGSSSIMKSLYAKIHKVAPTNATVLVNGETGTGKELVAQAIHRESPRRDSSLISVNCAAIPETLIEAELFGHEKGAFTGAASMREGLVAAADGGTLFLDEIGELPLEAQARLLRVLQEGEVRPIGSVESKKVDVRLIAATHRDLGKLVRENRFREDLYFRINVVQLKLPPLRERGKDILALAETFVKRFCAEMRKPPLSLTPEAIQAITTYNWPGNIRELENAMQRSVILCEDESEIDHTQLSIDLDLVKVTDDADSGEKTLLSPKEPAAMASNEPNEDLSLEDYFQRFVLEHQDSMSETELARKLGVSRKCLWERRQRLGIPRKRPTQSANSK